One Haloplanus sp. GDY1 DNA segment encodes these proteins:
- a CDS encoding DUF6735 family protein: MGHRALVAYERTDGQYTLHYSHWGAANLKLKHRISAESPFGGDDTDSKWAKQLLAELADGLEADAVDGYLAGEDRPSTVVEPKPRATGLTLDEIVADHLDYLHHEAFFVVSTTFEATAYRTLWFGLQYDSETVEQGETVGNGALATVRWYDGEPVGDGHLQGQFAALKDVVGDMLDKGVFTPSTARQYLKQKLAERVGDRQELLIPTGESPFETASLGKP; this comes from the coding sequence ATGGGACACCGCGCACTCGTTGCGTACGAACGCACAGACGGACAGTACACGCTCCACTACAGCCATTGGGGCGCAGCGAACCTCAAGCTCAAGCACCGAATTTCGGCTGAGTCGCCGTTCGGTGGCGACGACACCGACTCCAAGTGGGCGAAACAGCTCCTCGCAGAGCTTGCCGATGGCCTTGAGGCAGATGCGGTCGACGGCTACCTCGCTGGCGAGGATCGACCGTCGACGGTCGTCGAGCCGAAACCCCGCGCCACCGGGCTCACCCTCGACGAGATCGTCGCGGACCATCTCGACTACCTCCACCACGAGGCGTTCTTCGTGGTGTCGACGACGTTCGAGGCGACCGCCTATCGGACGCTGTGGTTCGGGCTCCAGTACGACTCGGAGACGGTCGAACAGGGAGAGACGGTCGGGAACGGCGCGCTCGCGACGGTGCGCTGGTACGACGGCGAGCCGGTCGGCGACGGCCACCTGCAGGGACAGTTCGCGGCCCTCAAAGACGTCGTTGGCGACATGCTCGACAAGGGCGTCTTCACGCCGTCGACGGCGAGACAGTACCTGAAACAGAAGCTGGCCGAGCGAGTCGGAGACCGACAGGAGCTCCTCATTCCGACCGGAGAATCACCCTTCGAGACAGCGAGTCTCGGCAAGCCGTAA
- a CDS encoding DUF6166 domain-containing protein yields the protein MNGNVPVASSDSVPEASPGQSHRDTVEYVGFRVDGQAVVLNLSEHRRLSLERSLDLVNHSPSGFEWGYSGSGPAQLACALLLDYYDDEQFAREHYIAFRNQVVSQLECDGAAACWHLPGEEIDAAMATLTDDVVALADGGRPSPSLPENWRTVSRPDRRVFQRADRDHYIVLGDGSDEWLVVLCSQGDRAYPAPLAHRMVTEEADVERVIRELAEESNDLIESPEGEY from the coding sequence ATGAACGGGAATGTACCTGTAGCAAGTTCGGACTCGGTTCCAGAAGCATCGCCCGGTCAGTCTCACCGAGACACAGTCGAATACGTCGGCTTCCGCGTCGACGGCCAAGCCGTCGTCCTGAACCTCTCGGAGCATCGGCGACTCTCTCTCGAGCGCAGTCTGGACCTCGTCAACCACAGTCCAAGCGGGTTCGAGTGGGGGTATAGTGGTAGCGGGCCCGCCCAGCTCGCGTGCGCGCTCCTCCTCGACTACTACGACGATGAGCAGTTCGCCCGTGAGCACTACATCGCGTTCCGGAATCAGGTGGTCTCGCAGCTGGAGTGCGACGGTGCCGCGGCGTGCTGGCACCTCCCCGGCGAGGAGATCGACGCCGCGATGGCGACCCTTACCGACGACGTCGTCGCGCTCGCGGACGGCGGACGGCCGTCACCGTCGCTTCCCGAGAACTGGCGAACCGTCTCTCGCCCGGACCGGCGGGTCTTCCAGCGCGCTGATCGCGACCACTACATCGTACTCGGGGATGGAAGCGACGAGTGGCTGGTCGTGCTCTGCAGCCAGGGTGACCGAGCATATCCAGCCCCGCTCGCACATCGGATGGTTACCGAGGAGGCTGACGTAGAACGGGTGATCCGGGAACTCGCTGAAGAGAGCAACGACCTCATCGAATCCCCGGAGGGGGAGTACTGA
- a CDS encoding heavy metal translocating P-type ATPase — protein sequence MTENPDAAGGTSGGGQRRELTARLAVPEMDCPSCAQKVNKSLQRVDGITDVTLQPTTGTANVTYDPDRTSEADVVKAIEGAGYEVVGGSDAEGDDEDNQAADGVDIAPPSEVWTSPRAKKTWLGAAFVTLGLLFEFLLTGQNATVASVLEYPLHIADVLFLGAVAASGIPVVRSGYYSAKNRSLDIDLLMGTAIIAATGIGYFVEAATLAVLFSIAELLEDYAMDRARDSLRELMELSPDEATVLRDGEEVNVPAEEVDVGETVVVRPGDKIPLDGTVIEGGSAVDQSPITGESVPVDKQTGDEVYAGAINEEGYLEVEVTSTAGDSTLSRIIEMVQGAQAKKTESEQFVDRFSGYYTPLVVVLAILTAAIPPLVIADPISVDLAGYGFTFASDWQTWFIRGLTLLVIACPCAFVISTPVSVVSGITSAAKNGVLIKGGNYLEAMGEVDAVALDKTGTLTKGELAVTDVVPVGDTTEDDLLRRAAGLERRSEHPIAAAILARAEETGVGNLPDATSFESLTGKGIRGEIDGKTYYAGKPALFEELGFDLARARRETDGGVVAEESSESDDGAFAENALSALEREGKTVVIVGTESELLGAIAIADEVRPASKRAVERLHELGVERVVMLTGDNEGTARAIAEQVGVDEYRAELLPDEKVDAVEELQAEYGEVAMVGDGINDAPALATAEVGIAMGAAGTDTALETADIALMGDDIGKLPYLYDLSHTANGVIRQNIWASLGVKLLLALGVPLGLVSVALAVVVGDMGMSLGVTGNAMRLSRIEPDRIIDA from the coding sequence ATGACAGAGAATCCGGACGCAGCAGGAGGAACGAGCGGCGGCGGACAGCGACGTGAGCTGACCGCCCGCCTCGCCGTTCCCGAGATGGACTGTCCCTCTTGCGCCCAAAAGGTGAACAAGAGCCTCCAGCGTGTCGACGGCATTACTGACGTCACGCTCCAGCCGACCACCGGCACGGCCAACGTCACGTACGACCCTGATCGAACTAGCGAAGCCGACGTAGTCAAGGCGATTGAAGGCGCCGGCTACGAGGTCGTCGGGGGCTCGGACGCCGAGGGCGATGATGAGGACAACCAGGCGGCCGATGGCGTCGACATCGCGCCACCATCGGAGGTCTGGACGAGTCCTCGCGCTAAGAAGACGTGGCTCGGCGCGGCGTTCGTCACGCTCGGCCTCCTCTTTGAGTTCCTCCTCACCGGACAGAACGCCACGGTGGCGAGCGTCCTCGAGTACCCGCTCCACATCGCAGATGTCCTGTTCCTCGGCGCCGTCGCCGCCAGCGGCATCCCGGTCGTCCGTAGCGGGTACTACTCCGCGAAGAACCGAAGCCTCGACATCGACCTGCTGATGGGGACGGCGATCATCGCGGCGACCGGTATCGGCTACTTCGTCGAGGCGGCGACGCTGGCCGTCCTATTTAGCATCGCCGAGCTGCTCGAGGACTACGCGATGGACAGGGCACGGGACTCCCTGCGCGAGCTGATGGAACTCTCGCCCGACGAGGCGACCGTCCTTCGCGACGGTGAGGAAGTGAACGTTCCCGCCGAGGAGGTCGACGTTGGCGAGACCGTCGTCGTCCGCCCCGGCGACAAGATTCCGCTCGACGGAACGGTTATCGAAGGCGGGAGTGCAGTCGACCAGTCGCCGATCACGGGCGAGAGCGTCCCCGTCGACAAGCAGACGGGCGACGAGGTCTACGCCGGCGCGATCAACGAAGAGGGGTACCTCGAGGTAGAGGTCACCTCAACCGCTGGCGATTCGACGCTCTCGCGCATCATCGAGATGGTCCAGGGCGCACAGGCGAAGAAGACCGAGTCTGAGCAGTTCGTCGACCGCTTCTCCGGCTACTACACACCCCTCGTCGTCGTGCTGGCAATCCTGACCGCCGCAATCCCGCCGCTGGTCATCGCCGACCCCATCTCGGTCGACCTGGCCGGGTACGGGTTCACCTTCGCGAGCGACTGGCAGACGTGGTTCATCCGGGGGCTCACCCTGCTGGTGATCGCCTGTCCCTGTGCGTTCGTCATCTCGACGCCCGTCTCGGTGGTGTCGGGAATTACGAGCGCCGCGAAGAACGGCGTCCTGATCAAGGGCGGCAACTACCTCGAGGCGATGGGCGAAGTCGATGCCGTCGCGCTCGACAAGACGGGGACGCTCACGAAGGGCGAACTCGCCGTCACCGATGTCGTCCCGGTCGGTGACACCACGGAGGACGATCTGCTCCGTCGCGCCGCCGGACTGGAGCGTCGCAGTGAGCACCCCATCGCTGCGGCCATTCTCGCCCGTGCTGAGGAGACGGGCGTGGGTAATCTGCCCGATGCGACGAGTTTCGAGAGCCTCACGGGGAAGGGCATCCGGGGCGAGATCGACGGCAAGACGTACTATGCGGGCAAGCCCGCGCTCTTCGAGGAGCTGGGCTTCGACCTCGCTCGAGCACGCCGCGAGACGGACGGCGGCGTCGTAGCGGAAGAGTCGTCAGAGTCCGACGACGGGGCGTTTGCCGAGAATGCACTCTCCGCGCTCGAGCGGGAGGGCAAGACGGTCGTCATCGTCGGGACGGAGTCGGAACTGCTGGGTGCGATCGCCATCGCCGACGAGGTTCGCCCGGCCTCGAAGCGGGCTGTCGAACGCCTACACGAGCTGGGCGTCGAGCGCGTGGTGATGCTGACCGGCGACAACGAGGGCACCGCCCGCGCCATCGCCGAGCAGGTCGGTGTCGATGAGTATCGCGCCGAACTCCTGCCCGACGAGAAGGTCGACGCAGTCGAAGAGTTACAGGCGGAGTACGGGGAGGTTGCGATGGTCGGCGACGGCATCAATGACGCCCCCGCGCTCGCCACTGCGGAGGTCGGCATCGCGATGGGCGCGGCGGGCACCGACACCGCCCTCGAAACGGCTGATATTGCGTTGATGGGCGACGACATCGGGAAACTCCCGTACCTGTACGATCTGTCGCATACGGCCAACGGTGTGATCCGGCAAAACATCTGGGCCAGCCTCGGCGTGAAGCTCCTACTCGCGCTAGGCGTGCCGCTGGGCCTGGTCAGCGTTGCGCTGGCAGTCGTTGTCGGAGATATGGGGATGAGCCTCGGCGTCACCGGGAACGCGATGCGGTTGTCCCGGATTGAGCCCGATCGAATCATCGACGCCTGA
- a CDS encoding homing endonuclease associated repeat-containing protein: MTDHICDYCGESFATSNELGGHVTAVHRRDQIVTDADVILDDIQRVADKLGKPPTAKEMSEHGEYSQRVCQNKFGSWNEALREAGYAPNRKFRLTDQDLLDEIDRLAEQLGRPPSSGEMDRIGEYHRWTYDHRFGGWEEALTEAGFSQPRSYQERSEIPYGPNWPEQRRQALERDDFQCQTPWCGITQADHQEQVGKDISVHHLVPRKFFVGPDGQFDHEQANRVSNLVTVCSKHHLFWEAVAPQRLDTIVDATRPPERGGPEGVALPLRGDEG, translated from the coding sequence TTGACCGACCATATCTGTGACTACTGTGGCGAGTCGTTTGCGACCTCCAACGAGTTGGGTGGCCACGTAACCGCGGTCCATCGTCGCGACCAGATCGTAACGGACGCGGACGTAATCCTCGATGATATTCAGCGTGTCGCAGACAAATTAGGAAAACCGCCGACAGCAAAGGAGATGAGTGAGCACGGGGAGTACTCTCAGCGCGTCTGTCAGAACAAATTTGGGAGCTGGAACGAAGCGCTTCGTGAGGCTGGCTACGCCCCAAACCGGAAATTCCGACTCACCGATCAGGACCTGTTGGATGAAATTGACCGCCTTGCGGAGCAGCTCGGTCGCCCGCCATCGAGCGGGGAGATGGATCGGATTGGGGAGTATCACAGATGGACCTATGACCACCGGTTTGGCGGGTGGGAAGAGGCACTCACCGAAGCTGGCTTCTCACAACCACGGTCTTATCAAGAACGTTCAGAGATCCCGTACGGGCCAAATTGGCCGGAGCAACGGCGGCAAGCATTGGAACGTGATGACTTCCAGTGCCAAACGCCGTGGTGTGGGATTACCCAAGCGGATCATCAAGAGCAAGTTGGGAAGGACATCTCTGTCCACCATTTGGTCCCGCGGAAGTTCTTCGTCGGCCCCGATGGGCAGTTTGACCACGAACAGGCGAATCGAGTCTCGAATCTCGTGACGGTCTGTTCGAAGCATCATCTCTTCTGGGAAGCCGTCGCCCCGCAGCGATTAGATACGATTGTCGACGCCACACGGCCACCAGAGCGAGGGGGGCCGGAGGGTGTTGCTCTCCCCCTACGAGGGGATGAGGGGTAA
- a CDS encoding DUF7568 family protein, translating to MPPITNWRRESRSPTLAYRNTETGARAVLHRAPDSYRYKWRGGILVGGYPVWSRGYETKDATSFRDELRERPAPDLNCPECPNDDVRVGEKAADGAKVQRWYDCPDCGYEAPSRIVYGAER from the coding sequence ATGCCTCCCATCACCAATTGGCGACGCGAGAGCCGCTCGCCGACACTCGCGTATCGGAACACCGAGACCGGTGCGCGAGCCGTGCTGCATCGTGCGCCGGACTCCTACCGGTACAAGTGGCGCGGGGGGATTCTCGTCGGCGGCTACCCGGTCTGGTCGCGGGGATACGAGACGAAGGATGCGACATCGTTCCGTGACGAGCTCCGGGAGCGGCCCGCACCGGACCTCAACTGCCCGGAGTGTCCGAACGACGACGTTCGCGTCGGCGAGAAGGCGGCAGACGGGGCGAAAGTCCAGCGGTGGTACGACTGCCCCGACTGTGGGTACGAAGCCCCCTCTCGCATCGTCTACGGCGCCGAGCGGTGA
- a CDS encoding helix-turn-helix domain-containing protein, producing MRELVFALEYEPGCNRVADALADHPDARVRSLSLHATAERLWRVDHATGTPEALNAIEDAFLNGDYYADCLATEDCNATQTTRVLDRTDDALILYSDWERTPTCASVPHIARDHLGDGVLFETRHEGRHYTWRLIHSGDGDVAAFFDALKVAVGECAQMEMLRTADTTSARGSDGTPSGLPPAQEAALQAAVEHGYYESPREVDVGELAEHLDVPRSTLTYRLRRAEEHLAKQHVAGERVAEERLASH from the coding sequence ATGCGCGAACTCGTCTTCGCTCTCGAATACGAGCCCGGCTGCAACAGGGTGGCGGACGCCCTCGCCGACCACCCCGACGCTCGCGTTCGCTCGCTCTCGCTGCACGCCACTGCCGAGCGTCTCTGGCGGGTCGACCATGCCACCGGTACGCCTGAGGCGCTCAACGCCATCGAGGACGCCTTTCTCAACGGCGACTACTACGCTGACTGTCTCGCCACCGAGGACTGCAACGCCACACAGACCACCCGCGTCCTCGACCGCACGGACGACGCGCTCATCCTCTACTCAGATTGGGAGCGCACTCCGACCTGCGCCTCAGTCCCCCACATCGCTCGCGACCACCTCGGCGACGGCGTGCTGTTCGAGACTCGTCACGAGGGCCGCCACTACACGTGGCGACTCATCCACTCCGGCGATGGCGACGTGGCGGCGTTCTTCGACGCTCTCAAAGTCGCCGTCGGGGAGTGCGCCCAGATGGAGATGCTCCGCACAGCGGACACAACATCAGCTAGGGGAAGCGACGGAACACCAAGTGGATTGCCTCCAGCCCAAGAGGCTGCTCTCCAGGCCGCCGTCGAACACGGCTACTACGAATCACCCCGCGAGGTCGATGTTGGAGAACTCGCAGAGCATCTCGACGTGCCACGGTCAACACTCACCTACCGACTCCGTCGGGCGGAAGAACATTTGGCGAAGCAACATGTCGCCGGCGAGCGGGTAGCGGAAGAACGGCTGGCATCCCACTGA
- a CDS encoding DUF7567 family protein has protein sequence MTLEVLDRHSEALFEFLWCPVCGQEVFTHIPFEGVFCKNCNTQVELQESRETRGYEEAVLACFDTTTTWNLHVDEKLRRDLPDGSARVKILGAPGAYKVDWWSPEPGEDWEPVERGEFDDVEEPSEVSHLA, from the coding sequence ATGACCCTCGAAGTACTAGATCGACACAGTGAGGCACTGTTCGAGTTCCTCTGGTGTCCCGTCTGCGGGCAGGAGGTCTTCACTCACATCCCCTTCGAGGGGGTGTTCTGCAAGAACTGCAACACCCAGGTCGAACTCCAAGAATCCCGAGAAACACGCGGTTACGAGGAGGCCGTGCTCGCCTGCTTCGATACAACCACGACCTGGAACCTCCACGTCGACGAGAAACTGCGTCGCGACCTGCCTGATGGGTCGGCCCGCGTGAAGATCCTCGGCGCACCGGGCGCCTACAAGGTCGACTGGTGGAGTCCAGAGCCGGGTGAGGACTGGGAACCTGTCGAGCGCGGCGAGTTCGACGACGTCGAAGAACCATCAGAGGTGTCGCACCTAGCGTAG
- a CDS encoding restriction endonuclease: MAVLDDLSGFEFEDVMEDVFRNLGYENVRQADRTADEGRDVIMEEVVDGTRRAIIVECKHTGTVGRPVVQKLHSAIATFDFDGPKRGMVVTTGRFTNPAQEYADRLQQNDDPHPIELLDGEDLREIADEIGLDLYNGRIEILCDETLRPYDPAADVDAAVAEAFRDIENIEAADLSEPHSSVTFRPVVAVTADTNAVFETSVGVIHRINDRTRFVAHTERGQPQVVDEDVGTLVTENLHATVDLDTAQFGEVFDDVEERRFGQTQTEYKEWAVERLQQHHTTTVTYTGDNNVTYNKTCEPNRSDISVQSIEPVYLPEVRHTTDVQEYTYPYEYYAAGPSRVTAEDGIHQCVHCDTSGVTETYTYCPNCGAIACTSHTKTERLEGEPVCTGCAVTERFALKTKYFYDEENLEAFREEYAAMPIHEKVMENKLLTAGGGVVTAVLLLLGILALGGVI; the protein is encoded by the coding sequence ATGGCTGTACTGGACGATCTCTCGGGGTTCGAGTTCGAGGACGTGATGGAGGACGTGTTCCGAAACCTCGGCTACGAGAACGTCCGCCAGGCCGACCGCACGGCTGACGAGGGTCGCGACGTCATCATGGAGGAGGTCGTCGACGGCACGCGGCGCGCGATCATCGTCGAGTGCAAGCACACGGGGACGGTCGGACGGCCGGTCGTCCAGAAGCTCCACTCCGCCATCGCGACATTCGATTTCGACGGCCCCAAACGCGGAATGGTCGTCACGACCGGCCGGTTCACGAATCCCGCTCAGGAGTACGCCGACCGCCTCCAGCAGAACGACGACCCGCACCCAATCGAGTTGCTCGACGGCGAGGACCTCCGAGAGATCGCCGACGAGATCGGCCTCGACCTCTACAACGGTCGCATCGAGATTCTCTGCGACGAGACCCTGCGCCCGTACGATCCGGCCGCCGACGTCGACGCCGCCGTCGCGGAGGCGTTCCGCGACATCGAGAACATCGAAGCCGCCGACCTCTCAGAACCGCACTCATCGGTGACGTTCCGCCCGGTGGTAGCGGTCACCGCGGACACGAACGCCGTCTTCGAGACGTCGGTGGGCGTCATTCACCGGATCAACGACCGGACGCGATTCGTTGCCCACACCGAACGCGGGCAGCCGCAGGTCGTCGATGAGGACGTCGGGACGCTGGTCACCGAGAACCTCCACGCGACGGTCGACCTCGACACCGCGCAGTTCGGAGAGGTGTTCGACGACGTCGAGGAGCGGCGGTTCGGGCAGACGCAAACGGAGTACAAGGAGTGGGCCGTCGAGCGCCTCCAGCAGCATCACACGACGACGGTCACCTACACCGGCGACAACAACGTCACGTACAACAAGACCTGTGAGCCGAACCGCTCGGACATCTCTGTCCAGTCGATCGAACCAGTGTACCTCCCGGAAGTTCGGCACACTACCGACGTCCAGGAGTACACCTACCCCTACGAGTACTACGCGGCAGGCCCGTCACGAGTGACCGCCGAGGACGGCATCCATCAGTGCGTCCACTGTGACACGAGTGGCGTCACCGAGACGTACACCTACTGTCCGAACTGCGGGGCGATCGCCTGTACCAGCCACACCAAAACGGAGCGGCTGGAAGGCGAACCGGTCTGTACGGGCTGCGCGGTGACGGAACGGTTCGCATTGAAGACGAAGTACTTCTACGACGAGGAGAATCTCGAGGCCTTCCGCGAGGAGTACGCCGCGATGCCGATCCACGAGAAGGTGATGGAGAATAAGCTCCTCACTGCTGGTGGGGGAGTAGTTACGGCTGTTCTACTACTGCTTGGCATCCTCGCACTTGGAGGTGTAATCTGA